CACGCTGCGGATCTCGGCGCCGGTCACCTTCGGCGAGATCTATGTGAAGGATCTGCTCAGCCGTTTTGCCGCGCCGCATCCGGGGCTCACCATCGACCTGCGGCTGAGCGACGCCTATGTCGATCTCGCCGCCGAGGGGATCGACCTGGCGTTCCGCATCGGCGAGGCGTCGGTCTCGTCGCTGAAGCGGCGCAAGCTGGGCGGGATCCGCAGCACGCTGGTGGCGAGCCCGGACTATCTGGCCACGCATCCCGTACCGGCGACACCCGAGGATCTGGCCGCGCATGCCTGCATCGTCGACACCAACCGCGCCGATCCGGCGCGCTGGGTGTTCCTGAAGGACGGCAGCCCCGTCTCGGTACAGGTGCCGACGCGCTTCATGGTGAACAGCGCGCAGGTGGCGCGGGATCTGGCAGAGGCCGGCGACGGCATCGCCTTCTGCCCGGTCTTCGTGCTGGGCGACAGCCTGGAGCGCGGGCGGCTGGTGCCGCTGCTCGAAGATTACGACAACCCCGCCCATCCGATCACCGCCGTCTGGCTGGAGGGGCGCACCCTGCCCCGCAAGGTGCGCGCGCTGATCGACTTTGCCGTCGCGGATATGCGCCGCAGCGGCATGGGGTGAGACCCAAAGCGCAGCGGTGTGCAGATTGCCCACCCTACGGCGCCATGGCATTGCGGCGCGCGATCCGTTATGCACCCGACCGGACGGCGCACAAGCCTGTCCGACCGTTCCTTCCCCGTCCCGATGCGCAAGGCCCCTGCGCCCCGCATCGGCCCGTCAGCGAGGCCCCCGCAATGCTGTCCTACCAGCACGGCTATCACGCCGGAAATCTCGCCGATGTGCAGAAACACGCGCTGCTGGCCTGGATGCTCGCCTACCTGACGCGCAAGGACAAACCCGTCAGCTATATCGAGACCCATGCCGGGCGCGGGCTCTACGATCTGGGCAGCGCCGAGGCGCTCAGGACCGGCGAGGCCGAACAGGGCATCGGCGCGCTGGCGGGCGCCCTGCCCGCCGGGCACCCCTATGCCG
The window above is part of the Salipiger abyssi genome. Proteins encoded here:
- a CDS encoding LysR family transcriptional regulator translates to MDLIDGLRAFVATAESGSFTGAAERLGISNRLTSKYVAELEERLGVRLLQRTTRRVGITASGEALLARAPALLDDLDEMLAEVKEDGSGFSGTLRISAPVTFGEIYVKDLLSRFAAPHPGLTIDLRLSDAYVDLAAEGIDLAFRIGEASVSSLKRRKLGGIRSTLVASPDYLATHPVPATPEDLAAHACIVDTNRADPARWVFLKDGSPVSVQVPTRFMVNSAQVARDLAEAGDGIAFCPVFVLGDSLERGRLVPLLEDYDNPAHPITAVWLEGRTLPRKVRALIDFAVADMRRSGMG